TTCCTGCCCTGAGGTCTTACAGTCTAAAACAACAGAAACAGATGGATAGGAAAAGGAGAGTAACATATGAACCAGTGTGTGTGTCAAAGAATTGGCACAACTTTATTGACTCTCTCTGCTGGTAGGGAGAGTAAGGggtagttggttttttttttttattggaatatTAGTACAATGctcagaaaggaaaaagaaggggAAGAATAAGAGGCAAGAGATAACCTATGACAAATTTTGATCACCAGTTTGGATTTTGTAGGCATTACAGCAGTGGTGAGACTTAAGAAAGGAAGATAAATGGCTCACAAGGGAACAAGCTGGAGGTATTTACAAGAGAAGCTGACAGATGGGCAGAAAGAGCTAGGAACGTTGGCAaagcaaaggcagagagagattgTCACAAAAATCTAGGACAGTTGGTAGCCTGGGGCTAAGTAGTGAGTGACATGGCTGTTCACTTGTAGAGCCAATTGAATGTTTGAGGTGTAAAGTCTTGGAAATATGGAAAGTGATTATTTTGCTCTATTCAGCCAACCcttgtgaggcctcacctggagtactgtttagtgttgggccctgcacttcaagtaTGTGGACTGATCTGAAGAAAATCCAGTGTAGAACAACAATGATTAGGGGACTGGGAAGCAAAActaatgaggaaaggctgaaagaagtagggttattttagtctggagaagagaagactgagaagggattggataagtcttcaaatacctgaaaggtgatttatagagaggatggagatgggcttttctctggctACAAAGGACAGCATAAGGAGAAATGACCTCCAGCTGCTGTAgaagaaatttaggctggagagtaggaggaacttcctgactgtgagggtggtcaagcattgggacaggctgcCTAGAGGAACTTTTgtggtctccatccttggaaattttcaagagcaggttagacattTGTCTGTTGCCTCTAGTCCACCACCTCCCTCCTCTACAACctcttcccccatctcccccctgcctcccatgcAGCCTCTGTTTCCCTGTCTGTCTGCTGCATCCCCCATGCTGTTGCCCCACGGCAGCAGGCTCCATCCATGCTGCAGTCTgaggcactgagcatggcccgGCCCTATTGCAGTAGTGTGCAGCCCTCACTACTGTTAcaggggttgggttgggttgcatctgtgctcagtgccccaagGTAGAACAAGGTTGGAGCCTACTGATGTGGAACAAATATATGAAGTGGGGAAGATGAGgcttgggaaggggaaggagggcctgaggcagggtgggcacaagctgcttgacctcctcATAGCATCTGCCCCCCTATAGTGGTGGGGGGAATGAATTaaagacaatcctccaataattagattctgtacatggaaaatgagaacaaatttatacatttgccATGTACAGAATCttaatggggggggggttgtcttaaattcagggttgtctacAATTCAAGTAATCGGAGGTTAAGTGTTTAATTAAAGATCAGAATAAGAAAAATGCTGTGCACATGATAATTCCACTGTTGTTACAGCTGATACTTTTCTTAAAGTACAGGAACATTCAGGTTGTTAGAGCTTCTCATTCGCTCTTTACATTTTTCAAGTACAAGGACAGAAGCTTTTGTGAATAAAAATCTAGCAGTCTCCAACTTGACAGTTGGTCAGGAAATGAATACTTTCAGTCCTTCTTTCTAATAAGTATAGTTGACTAAAGACActcccatccaccccaccatctcagcattcacaagctatgcctggtaacttgaggtatgtagaaaaaacatttaaagctgtgtctatggcagaatcactgattctctgaatcagcatccaatcttcagattcagcagaATGGAATTGggatagtgatccgaatcaaccaGTTGAATCACGATctccgattcaggccaaatccgaatcgaacacagcccgtttcacacacccctacttaaAAGATATACCATAGGGTGCAACTGAATTTTGTTACTGTTTGTCATGATTAAATAATCCTAATCAAAATGAAGCACATTGAAGTATTGCAGTTTATAGAGTATGTTACTATGCGTTCCATCCATCTCTTCCTAGAAATTGGCAGTGTAAGGGCTTCAAGTCAGGATTTAGCGCTCAGTCTGCATGTATTTCCAGAGGTGGATGTGATATAATGTGGTTGTTAGGTGGGTCCAGAGGGGGGTGGAGTGGTGTGGTCACAAACACCTTTGAGGTctcctggcaggagcagcagccagggactgtttcATGGCTCCTTGCACAGGGAGCTAGGCTCAGCCAGAGACAGCAATTCTGGGCAGGTTTacccttcctgcttgttccccaccagcctgggagtAGGCTCAGTGAGGGGAAACTTGCACTCGCTGTCCCGAACTGAGCCTAGCTCCTtgagcagcctggctggcagaaTTCGAAACTTCCCCCTCCAagcccagggacagcagcagtgggctgggagGTGCCGCTGAGCacagtggggaagggatggggtaccaagagcaggggtggaaggattcttacctgattctgGGACTTAAAAGGTCTGTGGGTGCTGTTTCTGTGGCATGATCTACCCATCCCGGTGTGAGGGGGagctggggtgcagccacccttgcAGCACCAGTTTCTAACTCCTGTACCCCCATCAtgaaatcctagatccacccattgTGGTTATACTGAAGGCTGAACAATCGCTGACTGTCTTAAATTCCTTCTTTCTCCAGCATGTGCGTCTTTTGTCTCGCAAGCAGTTCCAGCTGAGGGCACTAATGCAGAAAGCAAGGAAGACTGCAGGACTCAGCGATCTCTACTGACCTCTCTGACTTTTAACTGGGAAGCTAGGGCTCCTTATGAAGCAGTCACTCTCTTGTTTTTCCTCTTAATCAGTAGCAGCCCAGAATAAATTATTACATCATTCAAGTGTAAGATATTTTGAATcaataatatattttctttttggtAAAGACTAGCTTTTATTAATGCACTTTCTATTTCCTGTAACCCTTTGTGTTGGTGGACTTATTATGCTGAATAAAACTTGTTgcatattttttcttcctctagAGAAGTTGTGTGTTGAATTCTTTTTTTGCTTGTTGGTTTGTGCAGTTTTTAATTACCTGGTAAATGTTTCTGTATTATATCATTGAGATGTGGAAACCCCTTTCTTCACTTCAGAATGGGGAAGTGTTGGCATGTTCTTGTCTATTTTAAGCTTTATTATAACCACTGATAGCAGGTACTAAAGATACAAAGGCTTGTTTTCTGGCCTTTCTGTTATCTAGGGATTACAATTTCAGTGGTAGTTACACTGACATCTAGCTAGCTGTTAGTTGTGTTGCTCAGTCTTTTTAAATGCCTAGAATATAGTCTTAAAAATTAAGTTGAAGAAAATCACTTTTACAGGTAAGGGAAGAAAGCTTGTTTTCAGTATGGGTTGTATTAGATCTTAATAGAGGAAGAACAGAGTGcatagctgggatgatctagttggagatggtcctgctttgagcagtgggttggactaaatgacctcctgaagttccttTTAGCCCCTATTTTCTATTACGTTGTCTACCCAGGGTACTTAGGAAGTCCCCAAGGGgtatacagcagcagcagcacgctGAAGCTGAGGCAGTTCCGgttttgctgctggtgcttcAAGTTTCACTTCAGGTGAcatcccctcctttcctctccctggctggggggctgctgggcatacaccagccaaaaaaggttgaaaagccctgTTCTAAACTACAGGTCAAGCTCCTAAATCTACATTATTATATAGACATCTaattaaaaaacaatattttgaaaGTACTAATCATGGTGTAGTTTGTTTCCTTAACTCCAGTAACAGAACAGTAGTTATTGGGACCACTAACTTGGAGCTCTCAATAGAAGAGCTGTATCTTAAATTATTTCTCCAACACTGCCTCAAGCCACAGCTATTTAATATTAGAGTACTGAATGGCTTGGATTTTAAAACATTAAGATTTGCAAACATTTATGTGCTTTAAGATGTAGGATGGTTGAGGCATTATAAAAGACAGACAAGAAGGTAAGAGTTTGTAGTTTATTTGGTGTGTAGGCTGGTACTACAGCTGGACATTTGAGGCTGCCTTGGTTGCATACAGAAGTCctgggtttttattttattacatatcTAGGAAATGGTTATAGCTACTCTGCTATTGTACACAAAATAAGGTTCTCTAGGAAGGATACGCACAAAAACTCTGAAAGTGTTGAGAATACCTGCTAATAGGAAAAACCAGGAAGCTACCAGTCAGCAGGAAAGGTTGGTCAGAGTCTGCTTGCCAATGCTTTTTGATTACAAGAGAATATTCTTTGGCTTGGCAGTTGTGTAACAGTGTAACAAGTTGTCAGTTCAGAAGAATATGCATTAAGCTCTtagctgaggggaaaaaaggcaagGTGTTTGACAGGGCAGTGCTGTTTTACAGAGTGATGGATTTACTTTACAACACTTAACTATACAGGACTAGgttttgaaccacctctggctaTAAACCTGGGCTTTGGTGAACAGGAAAAACCCTAGAATACAGCTTCCAACTCAAATATGAATTCAGATTTCAGCTTTCTGTGTGTTTCTAATCAGTACATAAAAGGAGCTGACCTACTTGCAGTGCAACATAGATTAATTCACTAAACCTATTAGACTGTTAACAGTTAAGTGCTAGGACATTAGATTTAAAACTGCAGTTCCTTCTGGATTCCCCAAAGTGTATCTGCACTCTTCCttaacttctcctcctcctcgctCTTCAGAGTCATCATCACTACGTCTGTAATACCATGGTATCCCAACACACAAGGGACACTTAGGAAGACATCATCTTTTATTCCATACATGCCCTGAAAAGGAAGAAGGATATTACTTCATTTTCTTAGTGACTGGATTCCATAATTCCACATGCCTAGAGCAGTGAACCTGCTGTTTGTAAAATATACTGTAACCCAAGGCCAATGATGACCGCAGGACTGAAGTATAAACCAGGGCTGTCAAACATCAAACTAGTGGCCTGTGAGGGGTTTAAATGCTGCCTACAGGTTCCTGCCCAGTGACCGCTTTGTCCAGTGCTCTGAAGGCAGCTGCTGGCATCTCcagactccccctccctcttctggctcctgccccctttcctgcagGCAAAGAGAATGTTGTGCATGTAGCAGGGGAGGGAGCCAGGGTCCCCAGCTGCCCAAAAGATTGACAGCCCTGGTATaagccaaggggagggggcagagacagCAAAAACCATCAAGTTAGTTATTAGTTTGATTTCATCTGTATTGCAGAATAATGTAGTTGTGGGCATTGTTACCATTGCAGGAATACATATTTAGGTCTTAAAAACAGACCTGTTGCTTTCATGTTGATAAACTGCTGCCTACCTTAACCATGGTAGAAATTGGGTGCACCCTTCTTAGGTTCTTCATAACAGTTTCAGCCAAGTCTGCTACAGAGAGTCCAATAGCCCATGATGTGTATCCCTTCAGCTTGATTACCTCATAAGCACTGCAAAGCAAAAGAACTGGCTTTactgtttttaaaaggaaaatagttAAGCAAATCCACTGTGCACCAGGGATAGTGAAACTTCTAAACACTTGAGTGGGATTTTAACAAAGTGTGTAAATGACTTACTTATTGTTCTAATACTTAGAATCAGATTTAAGAGTCAAATGATTTTTGGTACAATGTTTTCTCAAATTTTAAATGCTACTGAAAAATATAGTATTTCTTTCCTTATTAGGGGATCATTGGTCATCAAAGACTGCATCTCTACTCATCTTCCAGGTAGGCTTAGAGAGTATTAAAACAGCTAGTAGAATTTGCCATGTTGTTACAGCAGTGTAAAGAGACTAATTCAGTAGATACCAAGCACTGCAAATATGTGCCATTTAATGGTAAGGCAATTTGTTTGATtgcaaaaaaacacaaacaaaccacacaaaaaaaccccaaaacaaaccctTATGTCCCTCAGTGAGttaattgctttgtttttcaCTCTGGATCTTTTCAAGCTACCTTTGCCACTCTCTGCtgtgccccttctctctccccatcctCTTTCTTGGtcctttatattaaaaaaaaaaaacaactttattcctttctgtttagtACCCCTGCTCCCCAAGTctgttcatagcatctgatgaagtaggcaaaagctcatgcctttttgaacaagttagtctataaggtgccagtGACCTGTCTTCTGCATACTGTAAGGTTGTGGTATTTACCTGTCCACCACCTCCTTGTGAACCTCCTTCCAGTGTTCCTTGTCTGCATCAGTTCCCAACTCAGGGTGCAAAGCCTTCAGGGAAACACCAGCAACATTCACCCCACTCCAGACAGGTACTAAGATAAATACACAAAGCAGTTACCTCACACCATAAAGTAAAGTATTCTCTCACCCACCAACAAAGTCCCTGTTCTACCCTTCCCAAAGTTAAGTCATAGTGTAGACAGTCATGGAAGAGCCATCATGGTTTGGATGCATGAATTTCCTTTAGCATTAAAAATTAAGGCTTTTTCAGCATAGCATTAAGTCTTGTGAACCTAATTCAACTGAGAGACTAGCAGCCGCAAGTACTGAGCTGCTATTTCTTCATAACAGCATTTGATATCTCAGTGTTAAAACTTGTGTGATAAGTTTTGTGTCTTTGTCCATTGGTTAGAAAAACAAGTGTCACAAGGGGTCAGGTAGGATAGAACTTTTGAAGTCTGTTTTAGAACCAGACAGTGCCGTTAAACTCAGAGGTATTTGTGTTTAAAAAGGAGAAGGCGCTTAACTTTTCCTGGCCTGATCCTGACTTTGCATTTTGACTTCTAAATATAGCTCTTAAGAGGCGAGCAATCAAGCAAGATGCCAGTAAAGACTTTGTGACTGGCGTTAAAAGCAGGTCCAATACAGATCTTGGCAGCTAGCATTCTTCAAAGGGaacttctccctcctgcccctcctacCCACAGCTCGCCAGCAGGGAATTGAATTCAGTCCGCAGGATTTAGCCTACTTGAGTTACAGGAATGACCTTTTCCCAGTAGCACCCGCTCAAGTCAAAGATAGATCATCTAGTGTTACTACATGCTATACAAAAAGCTAAGGAAGATAAGGCTTCCTTTCTTGCATTGCCTCTGTGTTAAGGTCTTAATGAGCAGTTCTTTGCAAGATGTTAACACTGATATATttcttgggaatttttttttgagaaattatGCACTGGAGTCTCAACTATAAAGGAATATGAAGCTAAAAGACAAAAGAGCTTCCAACTCACCACTAGAATCACCATGCTCTCCAACAATCCATCCATGGCAGCTCAGAGAATGGATGCCCAGTCTCTCTCCCATGAGATAGCGGAAACGAGCAGAATCCAGGTTGCAGCCGCTACCAATAACACGATGTTTGGGAAAGCCACTGATCTTCCAGGCCACATAGGTCAAAATATCCACTGTTAACAGAACAACTATTTAGGACTTCACCTAGCGAGAAATTCTAATTCCTTGATAGATCAAAGGATATACAAACTGACTCACATAAGGGTCCTATCTACTGAAGGGAAACTCTTTACTAGATTATGCTAACTGAAGCAACTGtcgtgctaatagcctactagATTTACTGGGAAGATCCAAAACTACCTGTTTTAGCTCCAGAACTGAGGCTGCGTAGAAGCAGTACTTGGTGTGCAAGGTAAGCTGACATTTTGAATC
This genomic window from Alligator mississippiensis isolate rAllMis1 chromosome 2, rAllMis1, whole genome shotgun sequence contains:
- the LDHA gene encoding L-lactate dehydrogenase A chain isoform X1, which gives rise to MSVKEHLIHNVHKEEHGHAHNKITVVGVGAVGMACAISILMKDLADELALVDVVEDKLRGEMLDLQHGSLFLRTPKIVSGKDYSVTANSKLVIITAGARQQEGESRLNLVQRNVNIFKFIIPNVVKHSPDCKLLVVSNPVDILTYVAWKISGFPKHRVIGSGCNLDSARFRYLMGERLGIHSLSCHGWIVGEHGDSSVPVWSGVNVAGVSLKALHPELGTDADKEHWKEVHKEVVDSAYEVIKLKGYTSWAIGLSVADLAETVMKNLRRVHPISTMVKGMYGIKDDVFLSVPCVLGYHGITDVVMMTLKSEEEEKLRKSADTLWGIQKELQF
- the LDHA gene encoding L-lactate dehydrogenase A chain (The RefSeq protein has 2 substitutions compared to this genomic sequence), with the translated sequence MSVKEHLIHNVHKEEHGHAHNKITVVGVGAVGMACAISILMKDLADELALVDVVEDKLRGEMLDLQHGSLFLRTPKIVSGKDYSVTANSKLVIITAGARQQEGESRLNLVQRNVNIFKFIIPNVVKHSPDCKLLVVSNPVDIWTYVAWKISGFPKHRVIGSGCNLDSARFRYLMGERLGIHSLSCHGWIVGEHGDSSVPVWSGVNVAGVSLKALHPELGTDADKEHWKEVHKQVVDSAYEVIKLKGYTSWAIGLSVADLAETVMKNLRRVHPISTMVKGMYGIKDDVFLSVPCVLGYHGITDVVMMTLKSEEEEKLRKSADTLWGIQKELQF